The following proteins come from a genomic window of Anabas testudineus chromosome 3, fAnaTes1.2, whole genome shotgun sequence:
- the ap1g1 gene encoding AP-1 complex subunit gamma-1 isoform X2, producing MPAPIRLRELIRTIRTARTQAEEREMIQKECAAIRSSFREEDNTYRCRNVAKLLYMHMLGYPAHFGQLECLKLIASQKFTDKRIGYLGAMLLLDERQDVHLLMTNCIKNDLNHSTQYVQGLALCTLGCMGSSEMCRDLAGEVEKLLKTSNSYLRKKAALCAVHVIRKVPELMEMFLPATKNLLSEKNHGVLHTSVVLLTEMCERSPDMLAHFRKLVPQLVRILKNLIMSGYSPEHDVSGISDPFLQVRILRLLRILGKSDDDSSEAMNDILAQVATNTETSKNVGNAILYETVLTIMDIKSESGLRVLAINILGRFLLNNDKNIRYVALTSLLKTVQTDHNAVQRHRSTIVDCLKDLDVSIKRRAMELSFALVNGNNIRGMMKELLYFLDSCDPEFKADCASGVFLAAEKYAPSKRWHIDTIMRVLTTAGSYVRDDSVPNLIQLITNSVEMHAYTVQRLYKALLDDISQQPLVQVASWCIGEYGDLLVSGQCEEEEPIQVTEDEVLDVLEGLLVSNLSTPVTRGYSLTAIMKLSTRFSSVNRIKKVVSIYGSSIDVELQQRAVEYNALFKKYDHMRPALLERMPIMEKTATNGPTEIVQTNGETEPSAVEPKHPPPVTQPSNQANDLLDLLGGNDVVPVIQTTMPTKPASAGGELLDLLGDLSLGGGPAPAPAPSVPTSQPSFLLDGLSSQPLFNDIAATGIPPMTAYNKNGLKIDFTFERANPNPNIAVITIHAFNSTEADMTDFVFQAAVPKTFQLQLLSPSSNVVPALNQGTVTQVIRVLNPQKQQLRMRIKLTYTHKGSPVQDLAEVNNFPPQSWQ from the exons ATGCCAGCTCCGATCAGACTGCGGGAGCTGATCCGGACTATCCGGACAGCACGGACCCAAGCAGAGGAGCGTGAGATGATCCAGAAAGAGTGTGCTGCTATTCGCTCATCATTCAGAGAAGAGGACAATACATACCGTTGCAGAAATGTGGCAAAGTTACTTTATATGCACATGTTGGGCTACCCAGCCCACTTCGGGCAG TTGGAGTGCCTAAAGCTGATCGCATCCCAGAAGTTCACTGACAAACGAATAGGTTATTTGGGAGCAATGCTGCTGTTGGATGAGAGGCAGGACGTCCACCTACTAATGACAAATTGCATTAAAAA TGACTTGAATCACAGCACACAATACGTCCAGGGCCTGGCCTTGTGCACTTTGGGCTGTATGGGTTCCTCAGAAATGTGTCGTGACCTGGCCGGGGAGGTAGAGAAGCTGCTTAAAACATCCAACTCCTACTTAAGGAAAAAG GCGGCATTGTGTGCAGTTCATGTCATTAGGAAGGTTCCCGAACTGATGGAAATGTTCCTTCCAGCCACAAAAAACCTGCTGAGTGAGAAGAACCACG GTGTTCTCCATACATCAGTTGTCCTCCTCACTGAGATGTGTGAAAGAAGTCCAGACATGCTGGCCCACTTCAGAAAG CTGGTTCCACAGTTGGTGAGAATCCTGAAGAACCTAATCATGTCTGGATATTCTCCTGAACATGATGTGTCAGGCATAAGTGATCCTTTCTTGCAG GTGCGGATATTGAGACTACTGAGAATTCTAGGCAAGAGTGATGACGACTCCAGTGAAGCAATGAATGACATTCTTGCACag gtggcaacaaacacagagacaagtAAAAACGTAGGCAATGCAATCCTGTACGAGACTGTACTGACAATAATGGACATCAAGTCTGAAAGTGGACTGAGA GTCTTGGCCATTAACATCCTAGGTCGTTTCCTTctcaacaatgacaaaaatataaG ATACGTGGCTTTGACATCACTATTAAAGACAGTACAGACAGACCACAACGCAGTGCAGAGGCATCGGAGCACCATTGTGGATTGTCTAAAAGACCTAGACGTGTCTATCAAGAG ACGTGCAATGGAACTGAGTTTTGCTCTGGTGAACGGCAACAACATTCGAGGCATGATGAAAGAGCTGCTCTACTTCTTGGACTCGTGTGACCCAGAATTCAAAGCAGACTGTGCATCAGGAGTCTTTCTAGCTGCAGAAAA GTATGCCCCCTCAAAAAGATGGCACATCGACACCATTATGAGAGTGCTGACAACA GCAGGGAGTTACGTGCGAGACGATTCTGTTCCCAACCTCATCCAGCTCATTACAAACAGTGTGGAGATGCATGCTTACACAGTACAGAGACTTTACAAAGCGCTGCTGGATGACATATCACAG CAACCTCTAGTGCAAGTAGCGTCCTGGTGCATAGGGGAATATGGAGACCTGTTAGTATCTGGACaatgtgaggaggaggagcccATACAG gTGACTGAGGATGAAGTTTTGGATGTGCTGGAAGGCCTCCTAGTATCTAACCTATCCACACCTGTGACCCGGGGTTATTCTCTTACTGCCATCATGAAGCTGTCTACTAGATTCAGCAGTGTTAA ccGAATCAAAAAGGTGGTTTCGATATATGGCAGCAGCATCGATGTGGAGCTTCAACAGCGAGCTGTGGAGTACAATGCGCTTTTCAAGAAATACGACCACATGAG GCCGGCTCTGCTAGAGCGAATGCCAATTATGGAGAAAACTGCTACTAATGGCCCCACAGAGATAGTACAGACAAATGGAGAGACAGAGCCCTCTGCTGTGGAACCAAAACATCCACCACCTGTCACCCAGCCATCCAACCAG GCTAATGATTTATTAGACTTGCTGGGTGGAAATGATGTGGTGCCAGTAATCCAGACTACGATGCCCACGAAACCTGCCTCAGCTGGGGGAGAGCTGCTTGATCTGCTGGGTGACCTCTCGCTAGGCG GCGGTCCAGCCCCTGCTCCTGCTCCCTCTGTCCCCACATCCCAACCCTCTTTCCTCCTGGATGGCCTTTCCTCACAGCCCCTGTTTAATGACATTGCAGCAACAG GTATTCCTCCTATGACGGCATACAACAAGAACGGTCTGAAAATAGACTTCACATTTGAGAGAGCTAACCCCAATCCAAACATCGCGGTCATCACAATCCATGCTTTCAACTCAACAGAGGCAGATATGACAGACTTTGTTTTTCAGGCTGCAGTACCAAAG ACattccagctgcagctcctctccccTAGTAGTAATGTTGTCCCAGCACTCAACCAGGGAACTGTCACGCAGGTCATCAGAGTTCTCAACCCACAGAAG CAACAGCTACGAATGAGGATCAAGCTGACATACACCCACAAAGGCTCGCCTGTGCAAGACCTGGCTGAGGTTAATAACTTCCCCCCTCAGTCCTGGCAGTGA
- the ap1g1 gene encoding AP-1 complex subunit gamma-1 isoform X1 yields the protein MPAPIRLRELIRTIRTARTQAEEREMIQKECAAIRSSFREEDNTYRCRNVAKLLYMHMLGYPAHFGQLECLKLIASQKFTDKRIGYLGAMLLLDERQDVHLLMTNCIKNDLNHSTQYVQGLALCTLGCMGSSEMCRDLAGEVEKLLKTSNSYLRKKAALCAVHVIRKVPELMEMFLPATKNLLSEKNHGVLHTSVVLLTEMCERSPDMLAHFRKNEKLVPQLVRILKNLIMSGYSPEHDVSGISDPFLQVRILRLLRILGKSDDDSSEAMNDILAQVATNTETSKNVGNAILYETVLTIMDIKSESGLRVLAINILGRFLLNNDKNIRYVALTSLLKTVQTDHNAVQRHRSTIVDCLKDLDVSIKRRAMELSFALVNGNNIRGMMKELLYFLDSCDPEFKADCASGVFLAAEKYAPSKRWHIDTIMRVLTTAGSYVRDDSVPNLIQLITNSVEMHAYTVQRLYKALLDDISQQPLVQVASWCIGEYGDLLVSGQCEEEEPIQVTEDEVLDVLEGLLVSNLSTPVTRGYSLTAIMKLSTRFSSVNRIKKVVSIYGSSIDVELQQRAVEYNALFKKYDHMRPALLERMPIMEKTATNGPTEIVQTNGETEPSAVEPKHPPPVTQPSNQANDLLDLLGGNDVVPVIQTTMPTKPASAGGELLDLLGDLSLGGGPAPAPAPSVPTSQPSFLLDGLSSQPLFNDIAATGIPPMTAYNKNGLKIDFTFERANPNPNIAVITIHAFNSTEADMTDFVFQAAVPKTFQLQLLSPSSNVVPALNQGTVTQVIRVLNPQKQQLRMRIKLTYTHKGSPVQDLAEVNNFPPQSWQ from the exons ATGCCAGCTCCGATCAGACTGCGGGAGCTGATCCGGACTATCCGGACAGCACGGACCCAAGCAGAGGAGCGTGAGATGATCCAGAAAGAGTGTGCTGCTATTCGCTCATCATTCAGAGAAGAGGACAATACATACCGTTGCAGAAATGTGGCAAAGTTACTTTATATGCACATGTTGGGCTACCCAGCCCACTTCGGGCAG TTGGAGTGCCTAAAGCTGATCGCATCCCAGAAGTTCACTGACAAACGAATAGGTTATTTGGGAGCAATGCTGCTGTTGGATGAGAGGCAGGACGTCCACCTACTAATGACAAATTGCATTAAAAA TGACTTGAATCACAGCACACAATACGTCCAGGGCCTGGCCTTGTGCACTTTGGGCTGTATGGGTTCCTCAGAAATGTGTCGTGACCTGGCCGGGGAGGTAGAGAAGCTGCTTAAAACATCCAACTCCTACTTAAGGAAAAAG GCGGCATTGTGTGCAGTTCATGTCATTAGGAAGGTTCCCGAACTGATGGAAATGTTCCTTCCAGCCACAAAAAACCTGCTGAGTGAGAAGAACCACG GTGTTCTCCATACATCAGTTGTCCTCCTCACTGAGATGTGTGAAAGAAGTCCAGACATGCTGGCCCACTTCAGAAAG AATGAGAAG CTGGTTCCACAGTTGGTGAGAATCCTGAAGAACCTAATCATGTCTGGATATTCTCCTGAACATGATGTGTCAGGCATAAGTGATCCTTTCTTGCAG GTGCGGATATTGAGACTACTGAGAATTCTAGGCAAGAGTGATGACGACTCCAGTGAAGCAATGAATGACATTCTTGCACag gtggcaacaaacacagagacaagtAAAAACGTAGGCAATGCAATCCTGTACGAGACTGTACTGACAATAATGGACATCAAGTCTGAAAGTGGACTGAGA GTCTTGGCCATTAACATCCTAGGTCGTTTCCTTctcaacaatgacaaaaatataaG ATACGTGGCTTTGACATCACTATTAAAGACAGTACAGACAGACCACAACGCAGTGCAGAGGCATCGGAGCACCATTGTGGATTGTCTAAAAGACCTAGACGTGTCTATCAAGAG ACGTGCAATGGAACTGAGTTTTGCTCTGGTGAACGGCAACAACATTCGAGGCATGATGAAAGAGCTGCTCTACTTCTTGGACTCGTGTGACCCAGAATTCAAAGCAGACTGTGCATCAGGAGTCTTTCTAGCTGCAGAAAA GTATGCCCCCTCAAAAAGATGGCACATCGACACCATTATGAGAGTGCTGACAACA GCAGGGAGTTACGTGCGAGACGATTCTGTTCCCAACCTCATCCAGCTCATTACAAACAGTGTGGAGATGCATGCTTACACAGTACAGAGACTTTACAAAGCGCTGCTGGATGACATATCACAG CAACCTCTAGTGCAAGTAGCGTCCTGGTGCATAGGGGAATATGGAGACCTGTTAGTATCTGGACaatgtgaggaggaggagcccATACAG gTGACTGAGGATGAAGTTTTGGATGTGCTGGAAGGCCTCCTAGTATCTAACCTATCCACACCTGTGACCCGGGGTTATTCTCTTACTGCCATCATGAAGCTGTCTACTAGATTCAGCAGTGTTAA ccGAATCAAAAAGGTGGTTTCGATATATGGCAGCAGCATCGATGTGGAGCTTCAACAGCGAGCTGTGGAGTACAATGCGCTTTTCAAGAAATACGACCACATGAG GCCGGCTCTGCTAGAGCGAATGCCAATTATGGAGAAAACTGCTACTAATGGCCCCACAGAGATAGTACAGACAAATGGAGAGACAGAGCCCTCTGCTGTGGAACCAAAACATCCACCACCTGTCACCCAGCCATCCAACCAG GCTAATGATTTATTAGACTTGCTGGGTGGAAATGATGTGGTGCCAGTAATCCAGACTACGATGCCCACGAAACCTGCCTCAGCTGGGGGAGAGCTGCTTGATCTGCTGGGTGACCTCTCGCTAGGCG GCGGTCCAGCCCCTGCTCCTGCTCCCTCTGTCCCCACATCCCAACCCTCTTTCCTCCTGGATGGCCTTTCCTCACAGCCCCTGTTTAATGACATTGCAGCAACAG GTATTCCTCCTATGACGGCATACAACAAGAACGGTCTGAAAATAGACTTCACATTTGAGAGAGCTAACCCCAATCCAAACATCGCGGTCATCACAATCCATGCTTTCAACTCAACAGAGGCAGATATGACAGACTTTGTTTTTCAGGCTGCAGTACCAAAG ACattccagctgcagctcctctccccTAGTAGTAATGTTGTCCCAGCACTCAACCAGGGAACTGTCACGCAGGTCATCAGAGTTCTCAACCCACAGAAG CAACAGCTACGAATGAGGATCAAGCTGACATACACCCACAAAGGCTCGCCTGTGCAAGACCTGGCTGAGGTTAATAACTTCCCCCCTCAGTCCTGGCAGTGA